Part of the Bacillus andreraoultii genome is shown below.
TGTTATAATGAAAAAACAAAATGTTTATAATATTTATACGGTTATGAAGGCTGGGGATGAAGATGGGGAAAAGGTTGCAATTAAATCAAACGGCAAAAATGAATGATTATTTAAATTTTTTCTGGGGCTATTATTTTAGCGCTGGCTTTTTCTGTTGCAACCGAATAATATATGAGTGATTTTTGAGTTCTTCGTTTCCTGAAAGAATGGTATAATGAAGTATCAGAACTCAAGTAGTAGGGGTTCTATTTTTTTATATAAAAAAAGTAGAAGAAGGTGCTTCTATGGGAAAATTAGTCGTTAATTTAGGTGAGAGGAGTTATTCGCTTCTCATTGAAAAAGGGATACTCGACCAAGTAGGAGAGAAAATTCGAGATATATACAATGGAAAGAAACTAGTTATTGTAACGGACGAACATGTAAACAAACATTATGGAAATAAAATTGCGGAAAATTTGAAGCAATGTCAATATGAAGTACATCGAATCGTGTTGCCACCTGGTGAGGAAACAAAATCCTTTCAAATGTTAACCGAAATCTATAACCAGTTTTTAGATTGTAAGTTAACGAGGAGTGATTTAATCGTTGCGCTTGGTGGTGGTGTGATTGGTGATCTTGCCGGGTTTGCTGCATCAACCTATTTACGTGGTGTCCCCTATGTGCAAATTCCAACATCACTTCTTTCCCAAGTGGATAGTAGTGTCGGTGGGAAAGTAGCTGTTGATTTAGCACGCGGCAAGAATTTGGTCGGTAGTTTCTATCATCCAAAATTAGTTTTAATTGATCCGAATGTACTTGATACGTTAGAAGACCGTTTCTTTTGGGATGGAATGGCTGAAGTAATTAAGTACGGCTGCATTAAAGATGTGGCACTTTTTAATGAGTTAAAGGGTTATCAAACGAAAGCACAAATAATGGAGAATATTGAACAAATTATTTACCGATGCTGTGAAATTAAGAAAGACATTGTTGAAAAAGATGAACGTGATACTGGGGAACGTATGCTGCTGAATTTTGGCCATACATTAGGGCACGCGATAGAAACATTTTATCAATATAAAAAATATACGCATGGAGAAGCGGTTGCGATTGGCATGGTTGAGATTTGTAAACGAGCTGAAGAGAAAGGCTTAACAGCAAGTAGTATGGTTGAGGAAATTAAAGAACTTGTTACCCAATATCATTTACCATACCGACTGGAACTCGCAGATATTACACCGGTACTAGATACTATTCAATTAGATAAAAAGAATATAAATAATGTACTAAACGTCATTTTGTTAAAACATCTTGGACAATCTTATATTTATGAAACAACAATCGATTTTTTTAAATCTTAAAGGGAGTGGGAGATGAGAATGGGTAATTTAAACGTTTTACCGAAAAAACTAACTGGTTCTGTAAAAGTTCCACCTTCGAAAAGTATGGCACATCGGGCAGTAATTTGTGCAGCATTAAGTAATGGTGTTAGTAAAATTACGAATATTGACTTTTCAGACGACATGATTGCCACCATTCAAGCAATGGAATCATTTGGCGCAAAAATTACAAAGCAAACAGATGAACTTGAAGTGATTGGAATCTTTCACGAAACAGCAGGAAAAGAGAATCAAGGTGAAAACACGATTGACTGTAATGAATCGGGCTCAACATTACGTTTTGTTATCCCAATATCGACTTTGTTTCCAGGACCCCATCGATTTATCGGTCGAGGGAAGTTAGGGGAACGTCCACTAGATACATATTATAAAATTTTTGAACAACAAGGTGTGGCGTATCAATATAGAGAGGGCGAGTTAAATCTCGTTGTCGATGGAAAGTTACAAAGTGGGCTATATGAAGTAGAAGGGAATGTGAGTTCTCAATTTATTACTGGACTTTTGTTCACTTTACCACTTTTAGACGGAGATTCTACAATTGTCATTACAACAGAACTAGAATCGAAAGGGTACATCGACTTAACATTAAGTGCAATGAAAGACTTCGGAATTGAAGTAGTGAATAACGATTACAAAGAATTTTTTATTAAAGGAAAACAGAAGTACAAAGCGCGAGATTATCGTGTTGAAGCTGATTATTCGCAAGCAGCATTTTTCCTAGTTGCCAATGCTTTGAAAAATGAAGTAGTGATGCATGATTTAAATCTAGATTCGCTTCAAGGCGATAAAGAAGCAATTGAAATATTGGAACGAATGGGAATGGGGTTACGAGAGAAAGATGGAGGATTTGTCGGGGAAGCTGATGATCGTCTAATTGCAACAACGATAGATGGCTCGCAATGTCCGGACATTATCCCAGTTATTTCACTGGCTGCTGCTTTAAGTGATGGAACGACCGAAATTATTAACGCGGGTAGGCTTCGAATTAAAGAATCCGACCGACTTCATGCAACAACAACCGAATTAAATAAACTTGGCGCAAACATAACTGAACTGGAAGATGGTCTCGTCATTGAAGGGGTCTCACAGTTAAATGGTGGTGTAGAAGTTTGGAGTCATAAAGACCATCGAATCGCGATGATGCTTGCGATTGCTTCGACCGTTTGCAATGAACCTATCATTATTAAAGACTATGAAGCAGTCTCTAAATCGTATCCGAATTTTTGGCAACATTTTAAACAACTAGGAGGTCATTTCGTTGAGTGGAATATGGGGGAATAAAATAAAACTTTCGATTTTTGGTGAATCCCACGGGCCTGCCATCGGTATTACGATTGATGGACTACCCCCTGGGGTTGAAATAAATATGGACGACGTATTAGAAGAAATGGATCGGCGAAAACCAGGGAAGAGTTTACTATCTACAACTCGTAAAGAAAGTGACACACCAGAGATTATTACCGGATTTTTTAACGGACGAACAACCGGTGCACCATTAACAGCAATTATTAAAAATGGTGATCAACGTTCGAAAGTGTATGATGATATTAAAAATTTAATGCGCCCAGGACATGCAGATTACCCAGCGTTTGTAAAATATGGTGGTTACCACGATTATCGGGGTGGTGGACATTTTTCCGGAAGAATTACCGCTCCTCTCGTTTTTGCTGGAGCTATTTGTAAACAGATCTTAGCGGAAAAGGGCATACACGTTGGGGCTCATGTGAAAAGCATTCGTCATATTGAAGATCTAAGTTTTCGAGATGTGGAAGTAACACCAGATTTATTCACAATGTTGAAAAAACAAGAAGTCCCTTTGTTAGAGGAAGGGAAAAAAGAAGAAATTGAGGAAGTCATTTTACAAGCGAGAAAAGAGATGGATTCTGTGGGGGGAACGATAGAATGTACAGTCATTGGTCTTCCTCCAGGGATTGGTGATCCGTTCTTTAACTCAGTTGAATCGGTGTTAGCTCATTTAATGTTTTCAGTTCCTGCTGTAAAAGGAATTGAGTTTGGTAAAGGTTTCGACATGACGAAACTTCGTGGTTCAGAAACAAATGATGCCTATTATTATGATGGAGATGAAGTGAAAACATATACGAATAATAATGGCGGAATTACGGGTGGGATTACAAACGGGATGCCTGTCCTATTTAAAGTAGCGGTAAAACCAACGTCTTCCATTGCAAAAACACAGAACACCATTAATATTGCTGAGGAAAAAAATGCCGAACTCGTTGTGAAAGGACGCCACGATCCTTGTATCGTCCCAAGGGCAGTGCCTGTTATCGAAGCTGTTACGGCTATTGGAATTTTAGATCTTTTATATATTTCTTAAACCGTGATCAATAGGTGAAAAGTATACAAATTAATTGACGTTTCTAGTTAAGTAGAACAAGCATCTATTTACAAATCGGGCCGGTCAAAAGGATTGAATCCGACAAAAATGAAAATGAATGGCTTCACATTTTAACATAATAAGGGGTAGTGAAATGTCTGAACTAGATAGATATCGGAAAGAAATTGACGAGATTGATAAACAATTAACAGAGCTATTTGAAAAGCGGATGAATACCGTTTTCCAAATTTGGGCGTATAAAAGAAAACACGATTTACCCGTGTTAAATCAAGAGCGAGAAAATGAAATTATTGAAAAAAATATTTCGTACTTACAAGACGAAAACTATGCTTGCTCATTGAAAAAATTTTACACACAAGTAATTAATCTCGCTAAAGAATTCGAGTATCGAAAAAATCGTGAAGAAGATGAAAATATCGAAATTGAAAATTATACGAACGGCCATAATAAACGAAAAGTAGGTTGTTACGGTGTTCAAGGTTCGTTCTCTGAAGAAGCGATGTTTAATTATTTCGGGGAAGATGTTGTTGCAAGTAATTATGAAGAATTCGAGGATGTCTTCTTAGCGATTAAAAACGGAGAAATCGAATATGGAGTCTTGCCAATCGAAAACTCGTCAACCGGTGCAATTTCACAAGTATATGACTTATTAGCGAAATATGAGTTTTCCATTGTCGGTGAAAAATATATAAAGATTAATCAACATTTGATTGGTCATAAGGGAACAGATTTAACGAAAGTGGAAGAAGTGTATTCCCACCCTCAAGGCTTTCAACAGTCTAGTGAATTTTTACGAGATTATAAGCATTGGAGAATGATTCCGTTCCATAGTACAGCAGATAGCGTACGTCTTGTTCGTGAGTTAAACGATAAAAGTAAAGTCGCTATTGCGAGTAGCCGGGCAGCAAACATTTACAATCTTGAACTCATCCGTGAAAATATTAATAATAAGAGTGAAAATTCCACCCGATTTATTGTTATTTCGAAAAATTTACAAGTTAATTCCGAGAGTAATAAAACAAGTGTCGTCTTTTCACTGGAACATAAAGTAGGTACACTTTATAGCTTGTTAAGTCATTTCGCGGAAAACGATATTAATATGATGAAAATTGAATCTCGTCCGACTGAAGAAGGGAATTGGAAATACGTCCTTTATGTTGACTTTGAAGGAAATATTCGGAGTGAAAAAGTGAAAAAAGCGTTAAGTTTAATTGAAGATGGTTGTAAATATTTTCGCTTACTCGGTTGCTATAGACAGGATTTAGCACATAGCGAGTAGAAAGGAATGGCGGCTTCCATGGAATTTTATGGTTTATTGGGAGAAAAGCTCGGGCATAGTGTATCTCCAGAAATTCACGAAAAAATTTTTTCGTTACTTGATGTCCGTGGCGCATATAAAAAATTTGAAGTTGCTAGAACCGATTTACCAAAGTTTATCGCTGGGATAAAAGTTTTAGGAATAAAAGGAGTAAATGTAACGATTCCATATAAACAGGAAATTATCCCTTTCTTAGATTTTCTATCAGAAGAAGCTCGAAGTATCAACGCAATCAATACAATTCTTTTAAAAGATGGGAAATTATATGGATATAATACAGACTATTTCGGTTTTGGTACGATTCTGAAGGCAAACAATATCGAGATTACGAATAAAACATGTACTGTTCTTGGATATGGGGGTGCAGCCAAAGCGGTTGTTCAATATTTGCTTGATCACGATGTAGAAAGAGTCTATATTGTTTCACGTCGGAACTTTCCTGAGACGTTGTACACGGATTTACGAGTACATTTTACGACGTATGACAAACTAGATTCGACGAAAGGAGACGTCCTAATTAATACGACGTCTGTTGGTATGTTTCCCGATGTTGATGTGAGTCCGGTCGGAATTGAAGTGATTCGAAATTTTGATATCCTTATTGATATTATTTATAATCCGAGGATGACGAACTTTTTAGCGATGGGTAAAGAAGCGGGAAAACAAGTGTGCGGTGGTTTAGAAATGCTCGTTGGTCAAGCGGTAAAGTCGGAGGAAATTTGGCAAAACACTCCAATTCCTGATGAAGTGTTAAATGAAGTGATGACGTATATGGATGAAAAATTTTCGATAAAAGAGTGATGGAATGAAAAACAAACTAGTGATAATCGGTATGCCGGGAAGTGGGAAAACGACATTAGGGAAAATGGTTGCTGAAAAAACCGGCAAACAGTTTATCGATTTAGATGACTATATCGTGGAAATGTCAGGAAAAACAATTCCACAGTTATTTGAACAAGGTGAAGAATACTTTCGAGAAGTAGAAACAAATGCTTGCCTAGAAGTTGCTAGGAGAGGAGACCTTGTCATTGCAACAGGTGGTGGGGTCGTGAAAAAGTCAATAAATATGGAGATTCTTAGAAAAGACAGTGTTATTGTTTTTTTAAATCGCCCACTAAGTTTCATTATGAACGATATTGAAGTAGGTTCTAGACCGCTTTTAAAAGCTGGAAAGAAAAAATTACTGACACTCTATGAAGAACGCTTTGAACTGTACAAAGACTATGCGGATGAAATCGTTGTTAACGATGGAAAACAAGAGGCGGCAGTAGAGACGATTATCGGTATTATGATTAAAAATAGTTTGTGTTAACGATTGGCAAGGCTATCTCGGTGTAGTCTTGTCTTTTCCAAATACTAGAATTAAGAAAACTCATGGCTTGAGCTTTAAAGCGAAACAAGAGCCTAGAGTTCGCCGCCGAAAAAAAAGAGTTTTCTCTATTGATGTAATGCAGCCGAAGTAATGAGCCGAAGCTTTGCGATTAGCTAAAAAACGGGTCATAGATGACTATAACCTATAACCCATTCTTTCTACTGACCGTTACTACCTTCGTAATGATTTCTCGTTTGAACAGACCTACGTACATAAATAATATGCCGAGCGCAATGATAACGCCGATGACTACCGACATCATTGAAGGAGAGAGGAATGCCCCGATAATAATGGTTGATCTGGCAATTAAATCAGCGCCACTAAACGAAAGGTTTGAGAAAGCTGAATACGAACCTCGTTTATCATCAGGGATCATATTTGCTTGTTCTGTTTGCCGTATTGGTGAATAAATAAGTTCGCCAATCGTTGCAATGAAATTAAACAAGAGTAACACGTACCAAATATTTGCTGATGTAACAACAACATAACCGATTCCGTATAGAACAAGACCGAAAAGTAACCCATTCTTTTTACTGAACCGATCGACAATTTTATTAATAAAAAAAGTGAAAAATACAACTAATAATGTATTTTCAATATTAAGGAGACTGAGCATCCGGACGCCATCGATTGAGAAATCCCCGAAATGAATTGGCTTAAATTGATCAGCTAGCCGAACCCCAACATAACTACTTAAAGAAAATTCAGCTGCAAAAATAAACATCGAGCCTAGCATAACTTTTACAAAAGGAATGTCTTTTACCGCAACTTTGTAGTTACTAATCACATCAATAACTACATTTTTATTTTGTTGTTTTAATCGTTTGATCGGTATATCTTTTAGCCATAATGCATAGGCAATTGGGAGACATGTTGATGTAAATGAAAGTGCTATAAAAAGTTCTGTCTTATGATGTACATAAAACATCCCACCTAAAGCCGTACCCATCGCAATTGATAAATTAACGAGCCAGTAGTCTAGCACATACACTGCTTTTCGATTATCTTTTGTTGTCGAATCAATAATGATTGCATTCATTGCAGGACTTCCCATTTTACTCGTAGCAATGTAGATGATGTAACTTGTCGCAAACACCCCAATTAATTTATCCTCTGGCAATAAACTCACCGTCATGGAGTAAAACATAATTGCACTTAAGGAGCTCGTTAGTAATAATACTTGTTTACGTGGAAACCGGTCAGAAATATATCCGCCAATTAAGTTGACGATAAAACTAACAAAAACAGTTGCTATTAAAAATGTACCGGCCCATACTTTTCCTTTCTCTTCTGCGAAAAAAAGTGCCATAAACGGCATCACCGCTGACGAAACGGTTCTGTTAAAAAATGAAGTAATGAGCCGCACTTTA
Proteins encoded:
- the aroB gene encoding 3-dehydroquinate synthase, which produces MGKLVVNLGERSYSLLIEKGILDQVGEKIRDIYNGKKLVIVTDEHVNKHYGNKIAENLKQCQYEVHRIVLPPGEETKSFQMLTEIYNQFLDCKLTRSDLIVALGGGVIGDLAGFAASTYLRGVPYVQIPTSLLSQVDSSVGGKVAVDLARGKNLVGSFYHPKLVLIDPNVLDTLEDRFFWDGMAEVIKYGCIKDVALFNELKGYQTKAQIMENIEQIIYRCCEIKKDIVEKDERDTGERMLLNFGHTLGHAIETFYQYKKYTHGEAVAIGMVEICKRAEEKGLTASSMVEEIKELVTQYHLPYRLELADITPVLDTIQLDKKNINNVLNVILLKHLGQSYIYETTIDFFKS
- the aroA gene encoding 3-phosphoshikimate 1-carboxyvinyltransferase, encoding MGNLNVLPKKLTGSVKVPPSKSMAHRAVICAALSNGVSKITNIDFSDDMIATIQAMESFGAKITKQTDELEVIGIFHETAGKENQGENTIDCNESGSTLRFVIPISTLFPGPHRFIGRGKLGERPLDTYYKIFEQQGVAYQYREGELNLVVDGKLQSGLYEVEGNVSSQFITGLLFTLPLLDGDSTIVITTELESKGYIDLTLSAMKDFGIEVVNNDYKEFFIKGKQKYKARDYRVEADYSQAAFFLVANALKNEVVMHDLNLDSLQGDKEAIEILERMGMGLREKDGGFVGEADDRLIATTIDGSQCPDIIPVISLAAALSDGTTEIINAGRLRIKESDRLHATTTELNKLGANITELEDGLVIEGVSQLNGGVEVWSHKDHRIAMMLAIASTVCNEPIIIKDYEAVSKSYPNFWQHFKQLGGHFVEWNMGE
- the aroC gene encoding chorismate synthase is translated as MSGIWGNKIKLSIFGESHGPAIGITIDGLPPGVEINMDDVLEEMDRRKPGKSLLSTTRKESDTPEIITGFFNGRTTGAPLTAIIKNGDQRSKVYDDIKNLMRPGHADYPAFVKYGGYHDYRGGGHFSGRITAPLVFAGAICKQILAEKGIHVGAHVKSIRHIEDLSFRDVEVTPDLFTMLKKQEVPLLEEGKKEEIEEVILQARKEMDSVGGTIECTVIGLPPGIGDPFFNSVESVLAHLMFSVPAVKGIEFGKGFDMTKLRGSETNDAYYYDGDEVKTYTNNNGGITGGITNGMPVLFKVAVKPTSSIAKTQNTINIAEEKNAELVVKGRHDPCIVPRAVPVIEAVTAIGILDLLYIS
- the pheA gene encoding prephenate dehydratase gives rise to the protein MSELDRYRKEIDEIDKQLTELFEKRMNTVFQIWAYKRKHDLPVLNQERENEIIEKNISYLQDENYACSLKKFYTQVINLAKEFEYRKNREEDENIEIENYTNGHNKRKVGCYGVQGSFSEEAMFNYFGEDVVASNYEEFEDVFLAIKNGEIEYGVLPIENSSTGAISQVYDLLAKYEFSIVGEKYIKINQHLIGHKGTDLTKVEEVYSHPQGFQQSSEFLRDYKHWRMIPFHSTADSVRLVRELNDKSKVAIASSRAANIYNLELIRENINNKSENSTRFIVISKNLQVNSESNKTSVVFSLEHKVGTLYSLLSHFAENDINMMKIESRPTEEGNWKYVLYVDFEGNIRSEKVKKALSLIEDGCKYFRLLGCYRQDLAHSE
- the aroE gene encoding shikimate dehydrogenase, giving the protein MEFYGLLGEKLGHSVSPEIHEKIFSLLDVRGAYKKFEVARTDLPKFIAGIKVLGIKGVNVTIPYKQEIIPFLDFLSEEARSINAINTILLKDGKLYGYNTDYFGFGTILKANNIEITNKTCTVLGYGGAAKAVVQYLLDHDVERVYIVSRRNFPETLYTDLRVHFTTYDKLDSTKGDVLINTTSVGMFPDVDVSPVGIEVIRNFDILIDIIYNPRMTNFLAMGKEAGKQVCGGLEMLVGQAVKSEEIWQNTPIPDEVLNEVMTYMDEKFSIKE
- a CDS encoding shikimate kinase; this translates as MKNKLVIIGMPGSGKTTLGKMVAEKTGKQFIDLDDYIVEMSGKTIPQLFEQGEEYFREVETNACLEVARRGDLVIATGGGVVKKSINMEILRKDSVIVFLNRPLSFIMNDIEVGSRPLLKAGKKKLLTLYEERFELYKDYADEIVVNDGKQEAAVETIIGIMIKNSLC
- a CDS encoding MDR family MFS transporter; translated protein: MKWKDYPQNIKVRLITSFFNRTVSSAVMPFMALFFAEEKGKVWAGTFLIATVFVSFIVNLIGGYISDRFPRKQVLLLTSSLSAIMFYSMTVSLLPEDKLIGVFATSYIIYIATSKMGSPAMNAIIIDSTTKDNRKAVYVLDYWLVNLSIAMGTALGGMFYVHHKTELFIALSFTSTCLPIAYALWLKDIPIKRLKQQNKNVVIDVISNYKVAVKDIPFVKVMLGSMFIFAAEFSLSSYVGVRLADQFKPIHFGDFSIDGVRMLSLLNIENTLLVVFFTFFINKIVDRFSKKNGLLFGLVLYGIGYVVVTSANIWYVLLLFNFIATIGELIYSPIRQTEQANMIPDDKRGSYSAFSNLSFSGADLIARSTIIIGAFLSPSMMSVVIGVIIALGILFMYVGLFKREIITKVVTVSRKNGL